CACATAGGGCTTTGTATAAAGTcaagtttgggcaagccttgtaGCCTTTTCTACACGAACTGCGAGTAGTTTCGTGGAGGAGAAATCCGACGACGTCGTTTTAGTTTCAATTCTCCCGTCCAAAAGGCCAAAACCCTAGATAGGCAGGCAACCAGCAGTTTTATAGGATTATAGAAGTATCAATCATTTCACGGCGAGGCTTCCCTCTTTATCTCTCGTGTCTGTGGGGTGAAGAATCACAGCGAAAATGAGCCGCGGGGCAGCAGCGGTGGGACCGAAGGGGAAGAAGAAGGGAGCCACGTTCGTGATTGACTGCGCGAAGCCGGTTGAGGATAAGATCATGGACATCGCCTCACTTGAGAAGTTCCTCCAGGAGAGGATCAAGGTCGGAGGCAAGGCCGGCGCTCTCGGTGAATCCATCACCGTCGTCCGCGAAAAGAGCAAAATCTCCGTCACCTCTGACAGCAACTTCTCTAAAAGGTAAATACGCTCTACTTAACTGTCGGACCTTGCTTTCCGTGATTATAGAATCCTTCGTTACTGTGCAGATAGTAGTAGTAGCGCAATGGCATAAGTAACATTATTGTTTGATTGGCGACGCTTCCTGTTATTGAATCAAGCTATGGCTTTCTATTGTCGTTGCTTCATTTTTCTGCTCAAATGGCTGCAGGGGTTAATAAATTTTGGTGCTTGTTTGGGAAGATGCAAATTTTTTAACTCCATAGTCGAGTTCTTAAAATTTTAgccattccttttttttttttttttttttttaaatccatagATACAAAGAATCAAGGAAAATTTGAGGATCTAGAGGTGGTAAACGTTGAAACAATCGTGTAGTTAGTGTAGATTTTGTCTTTGGAATTCTATGATACTTCCTAACGCTGTTTCACCCGCTTACATAatgatatatactaaactcgTATTTCACTTTTATTGTAGTTTTTTGCGCAACATAATCCATCAGTCATTAGATTATCTCGtcttttaaaattacaaattgaAGTGAGATGGGGTGTAGCATACAATATTTTCCTTGCACAGAGTTATTTGACTCATgaaacttcatcttcctatTTTGTCTATATCATGcatatttctctctccttttttcattttttgaactttctacACTTGGTATGACCTTTACTCTTTGTGTTTGTCAGGTATCTCAAGTACTTGACTAAGAAGTACTTGAAGAAGCACAATGTGAGGGACTGGCTTCGGGTGATTGCTTCCAACAAGGACAGGAATGTTTATGAATTGAGATACTTCAACATTGCCGAGAATGAGGGTGAGGAGGAAGACTGAATGTCTAGTAGTCTTGTGTCGAGGCAACATTTTCTAGTTGCATGGTTCAGTTGTTCCGGTGGATGGGATTGTTTTTTAATGTTTCAAGTTCTGTTTTACTAGCCGTGGTTATCACATTATTAGATCCGCTCAACGCAATACATGTTTGATGTTTCTTTCTGGAGTTTGATTATGATAGAGTAATGATTATTATGTGCTTCGTATTTAAGGTGCTGCATATCTACCTCATATGCCTCCAAGTTCCTTCCAGTTTTTTGTTACTGTGTTACGTGATTATTGCAGCCATGTAATTTAGCTCCTTTGTTGAATTTTGCCTGGTTCTTCTTCTGGATGTCTTGTATAAACAAGCATTGCTTGTTTATTGAAATGGCATCTGTGTCTCTCTGCTGCCTATTTGCGATGATGACATACATTTGCGGAGTGTTCAAATTGATTGTAGATTTTGACAGAGTGGctgatggaaaaaaaataaataaataaaggagatAGATGTGTTTGGTTTTCAAATGTTTTGGTATATTTCTGATTAGATAATCTTTTAAGTTCGGATGGGGTCAGCATcccattagttttttctaaaatgtCATATGCATTAGAATTATGAGAACTACTATAGGCACAAACTGATCTTAGAATTATGAGAACTACTATAGGCACAAACTGatcttacaaaaataaactaacaaaCTAACATGATTTAATATGGTATGATAGATTGTAAATCT
This genomic window from Carya illinoinensis cultivar Pawnee chromosome 7, C.illinoinensisPawnee_v1, whole genome shotgun sequence contains:
- the LOC122316535 gene encoding 60S ribosomal protein L22-2-like; protein product: MSRGAAAVGPKGKKKGATFVIDCAKPVEDKIMDIASLEKFLQERIKVGGKAGALGESITVVREKSKISVTSDSNFSKRYLKYLTKKYLKKHNVRDWLRVIASNKDRNVYELRYFNIAENEGEEED